One stretch of Nicotiana tabacum cultivar K326 chromosome 18, ASM71507v2, whole genome shotgun sequence DNA includes these proteins:
- the LOC107799451 gene encoding BEL1-like homeodomain protein 1 produces the protein MAMYYQGSSEIQADGLQTLYLMNPNYIGYTDTQQQEQQQQQHLQQANMFFLNSGTAGNLPLGQLPSQAHTQHFVGVPLQTSFQDPSRPSVHEVSHHGLLQRLWSSNGQNSGGSGGNESQSHIPSAVVSPNSGGGTTTDFASQLGFQRPGLVSPTQQHQGLSLSLSPQQQQQQQQQQMINFRSFPLDHHEISPHNNHQVGILSSSSPRTNTNNDHIRGSGASSSSFSNGMIVGSKYLKAAQELLDEVVNVGKNIKEVGAKEKDKLLDNELMPLSSDVAAAAPTSGSGESSSQKNSVAELTTVQRQELQMKKAKLISMLDEVEQRYRQYHHQMQIIVASFEEAAGIGSAKSYTQLALHTISKQFRCLKDAITGQIKATSKSLGEEEINLGGKIEGSSSRLRFVDHHLRQQRALQQLGMMQPNAWRPQRGLPERAVSVLRAWLFEHFLHPYPKDSDKIMLAKQTGLTRSQVSNWFINARVRLWKPMVEEMYLEEVKNNQEQNGLEENANKNNEPNKEMCTKSSAPQETTNLRKDKQISSILQDASPTEISSSTISTSPTGGSLPAQAAGFSFIGSLNMENSTSERNNKKARNDMQNSSSSILSMETEMKAGDTRKGEKFNGDNRQARDQSYPLMTAYSTMGEFGRFNPEQQMATSFQGNGVSLTLGLPPSENLVLSGSQHNFLPNQNIGIEMGRIETHYNRMSNPQPSHPNITYENIDFQSGKRYAAQLLPDFVS, from the exons ATGGCGATGTACTATCAAGGGAGCTCAGAAATCCAAGCTGATGGTCTGCAGACACTTTATCTGATGAACCCTAACTATATAGGCTATACTGACACTCAACAGCAagagcagcaacaacaacaacatcttCAACAAGCAAATATGTTCTTCTTGAATTCCGGAACCGCGGGgaatttgcccctcgggcaactTCCTTCGCAAGCCCACACGCAACACTTCGTGGGCGTTCCCCTTCAGACAAGTTTTCAGGATCCGAGCCGCCCCTCGGTCCACGAAGTTTCTCATCATGGCCTTCTCCAGCGTTTGTGGAGCTCTAATGGCCAAAATAGCGGTGGTAGTGGTGGAAATGAAAGCCAATCACATATACCGTCG GCCGTGGTTTCTCCCAACTCTGGCGGAGGCACAACCACGGACTTTGCCTCCCAATTGGGGTTCCAAAGACCGGGGTTGGTATCACCGACGCAACAACATCAAGGTCTTTCTCTAAGTCTTTccccacaacaacaacaacaacaacaacagcagcagatGATCAATTTCAGGTCTTTTCCACTAGACCACCATGAGATTTCACCACACAATAATCATCAAGTTGGAATATTATCATCATCCTCACCGCGAACAAATACTAATAACGATCATATTCGAGGATCAGGGGCATCATCTTCTTCATTTTCTAATGGAATGATTGTTGGTTCTAAGTACCTAAAAGCTGCACAAGAGCTTCTTGATGAAGTTGTTAATGTTGGAAAAAACATCAAAGAGGTTGGGGCTAAGGAGAAGGACAAATTATTGGATAATGAATTAATGCCTTTGAGTAGtgatgttgctgctgctgctcctACTAGTGGTTCAGGTGAAAGTAGCAGCCAGAAAAATAGTGTTGCTGAGCTTACAACTGTTCAAAGACAAGAACTTCAAATGAAAAAGGCCAAACTTATTAGCATGCTTGATGAG GTGGAGCAAAGGTATAGACAGTACCATCACCAGATGCAAATAATTGTAGCATCATTTGAGGAAGCAGCAGGAATTGGATCAGCAAAATCATACACTCAACTTGCTTTGCATACAATTTCGAAGCAATTTCGTTGCCTAAAAGATGCTATAACTGGGCAAATAAAGGCCACAAGCAAAAGCTTAGGAGAAGAAGAAATTAACTTGGGGGGTAAAATTGAAGGATCATCATCTAGGCTAAGATTTGTGGATCATCATCTTAGGCAGCAACGTGCACTCCAACAGCTAGGAATGATGCAACCAAATGCTTGGAGACCTCAACGAGGTTTACCAGAAAGAGCTGTCTCAGTTCTTCGTGCTTGGCTTTTCGAGCATTTTCTCCATCC GTACCCCAAAGATTCAGATAAAATTATGCTTGCTAAGCAAACGGGGCTAACGAGGAGCCAG GTCTCCAACTGGTTCATAAATGCTAGAGTTCGACTATGGAAGCCAATGGTGGAGGAAATGTACTTGGAAGAAGTGAAGAATAATCAAGAGCAAAATGGTTTAGAAGAAAACGCAAACAAGAATAATGAACCTAACAAAGAGATGTGCACAAAATCAAGTGCTCCACAAGAGACCACTAACCTTAGAAAGGACAAGCAAATTAGTAGCATATTGCAGGATGCTTCTCCCACAGAAATTTCTAGTTCAACCATTTCAACATCTCCAACTGGTGGCTCACTTCCAGCTCAAGCTGCAG GTTTCTCCTTCATTGGCTCACTAAACATGGAGAACAGTACTTCTGAAAGAAACAACAAAAAGGCAAGAAACGACATGCAGAATTCTTCAAGTAGTATTCTCTCAATGGAGACGGAAATGAAAGCCGGAGACACGCGCAAAGGCGAAAAGTTCAACGGCGATAACAGGCAAGCAAGAGATCAGAGCTACCCTCTAATGACTGCCTATAGTACAATGGGAGAATTTGGAAGGTTTAATCCAGAACAACAAATGGCCACAAGTTTTCAAGGAAATGGTGTTTCTCTTACATTAGGGCTTCCACCTTCGGAAAACTTAGTCCTCTCAGGGAGTCAACACAACTTTTTGCCTAACCAAAACATTGGGATTGAAATGGGAAGAATTGAAACTCATTACAATAGAATGAGCAATCCTCAACCTTCCCATCCAAATATAACCTATGAAAACATTGATTTTCAGAGTGGGAAACGATACGCGGCTCAACTATTGCCAGATTTTGTTTCTTGA